One Mus musculus strain C57BL/6J chromosome X, GRCm38.p6 C57BL/6J DNA window includes the following coding sequences:
- the Cldn34d gene encoding uncharacterized protein LOC74987: MARKHAKWQIGGFAAGAIAWFLCIVSMGLPQWRVWFFQDPMDSKHGMTLVGMWKTCIYHQESNSTFNRMCYKYTYQDDFIPLDIRVAQHLLLIASFLGIIATISVIIALWKLNSGRLRKKATFNPFRLPGILNIIASSFVFLSILYNYLSIIRKDGIAFPPSFHTPSFPDHQKIGTALAMATLSCFLFLVGGIIPLSFTLPPRSRVRYTI, from the coding sequence ATGGCCAGAAAGCATGCCAAATGGCAGATAGGAGGTTTTGCTGCAGGCGCCATAGCATGGTTCCTTTGTATTGTCTCTATGGGCCTCCCTCAATGGCGAGTATGGTTCTTTCAAGATCCCATGGATTCCAAGCATGGCATGACCTTAGTAGGCATGTGGAAAACCTGCATTTACCACCAGGAAAGCAATTCCACCTTTAACCGGATGTGTTACAAATACACCTACCAGGATGACTTCATCCCTCTGGATATTCGAGTTGCCCAACATCTGCTACTCATCGCAAGCTTTCTTGGCATTATTGCCAcaatctctgtcatcattgctctttggaaattgaactcagggagACTCCGGAAGAAAGCTACCTTCAATCCATTCCGTCTTCCAGGAATTCTGAACATCATTGCTAGCAgctttgtctttctttccatcttgtaCAATTACTTATCGATCATTCGCAAGGATGGGATTGCCTTCCCCCCGTCTTTCCACACACCCTCCTTCCCAGATCATCAAAAAATTGGCACTGCACTGGCAATGGCAACTCTATCCTGTTTCTTATTTCTAGTGGGTGGAATAATTCCCCTTTCTTTCACTCTTCCCCCACGTTCCCGAGTGCGCTATactatttaa